One genomic region from Rosa rugosa chromosome 1, drRosRugo1.1, whole genome shotgun sequence encodes:
- the LOC133744404 gene encoding MYB-like transcription factor ETC1 encodes MADLDHSSDESSVDSRAEDTSQDSKLDFSEDEEFLITRMFNLVGERWSLIAGRIPGRSAEEIEKYWNSRYSTSE; translated from the exons ATGGCTGACTTGGATCACTCTTCTGATGAAAGCTCCGTGGATTCCAGAG CAGAGGATACTAGTCAAGACTCTAAGCTCGACTTTTCAGAAGATGAGGAATTTCTTATCACTAGGATGTTTAACCTGGTTGGGGAGAG GTGGTCTTTGATTGCTGGAAGAATTCCTGGAAGATCAGCAGAGGAGATTGAGAAGTACTGGAATTCAAGATACTCAACAAGTGAATGA
- the LOC133744411 gene encoding protein translation factor SUI1 homolog 2, protein MSELETQVPSTFDPFADANAEDSGAGTKEYVHVRVQQRNGRKSLTTVQGLKKEYSYNKILKDLKKEFCCNGTVVQDPELGQVIQLQGDQRKNVSSFLVQAGIVKKENIKLHGF, encoded by the exons ATGTCTGAACTCGAAACCCAGGTCCCATCTACTTTTG ATCCCTTTGCTGACGCCAATGCTGAGGACTCGGGTGCCGGGACAAAAGAATACGTGCACGTGCGTGTACAGCAGCGTAACGGGAGGAAAAGCCTGACTACTGTGCAAGGATTGAAGAAGGAATACAGCTACAACAAGATACTTAAGGACCTCAAGAAGGAGTTCTGCTGTAATGGTACTGTTGTCCAGGATCCTGAGTTAGGCCAG GTTATACAACTTCAGGGGGACCAAAGAAAGAATGTTTCCTCCTTCCTTGTGCAG GCTGGCATTGTTAAGAAGGAGAATATTAAGCTTCACGGTTTCTGA
- the LOC133726053 gene encoding APO protein 4, mitochondrial — translation MALRRKLGESSNFSCKMMLSFSRYYNSNKVDLKKLRPMILKRIQDRAKDYPVQSMIPVAEEVLNSRRLLIQGVSTLLKVIPVVACKFCPEVHISDKGHLIQTCCGFKRRGRNRVHEWITGSLKDVLVPVEAFHLKHMFQGVIKHNQRFDYDRVPAVVELCWQAGANDENLYSGTWNPESDCVAVEGAESLSPAELTLVANGTLRAWEILRNGVKKLLMVYPAKVCKDCSEVHVGPSGHKARLCGLFKYERWQGTHFWRKASVNDLVPPNIVWRRRRQDPPVLLNEGRGYYGHAPAVVELCTQAGAIVPSKYRCMMKVEGLTSVVNQGLPPPPFNLTEPYRLLHPKDHV, via the exons ATGGCGCTGAGGAGAAAATTGGGGGAGAGTTCGAATTTCAGTTGCAAAATGATGTTGAGCTTTTCGAGGTATTACAACTCAAACAAAGTGGACTTAAAGAAGCTGAGGCCTATGATTCTGAAGAGAATCCAGGACCGAGCTAAGGACTATCCGGTGCAGAGCATGATACCGGTGGCCGAGGAGGTCCTTAATTCCCGGAGGCTTCTTATTCAAGGCGTCTCTACCCTTCTCAAAGTGATCCCAGTTGTGGCCTGCAA GTTCTGTCCAGAAGTACACATTAGCGATAAAGGTCACTTAATTCAGACTTGTTGTGGTTTCAAACGTCGTGGCAGAAATCGGGTTCATGAGTGGATAACTGGTAGTTTGAAAGATGTTCTTGTTCCAGTAGAGGCATTTCACTTGAAGCACATGTTCCAGGGTGTTATCAAACATAACCAAAGGTTTGATTATGACCGTGTTCCTGCAGTTGTTGAGCTGTGCTGGCAAGCAGGAGCAAATGATGAAAATCTGTATTCCGGTACTTGGAACCCAGAAAGTGATTGTGTTGCTGTTGAAGGAGCTGAGTCATTGTCACCTGCTGAACTCACTCTGGTTGCCAATGGAACTTTGAGGGCCTGGGAAATACTTAGAAATGGCGTGAAGAAATTGTTGATGGTTTATCCAGCAAAAGTGTGTAAAGACTGTTCAGAAGTCCATGTTGGGCCATCTGGGCATAAGGCGAGGCTTTGTGGACTTTTTAAGTATGAGCGCTGGCAAGGAACCCACTTTTGGAGAAAAGCATCTGTAAATGATCTTGTTCCTCCAAACATTGTATGGCGGAGGCGGCGTCAAGATCCTCCTGTGCTTTTGAATGAAGGAAGGGGCTATTACGGGCATGCTCCAGCAGTAGTAGAACTATGCACACAGGCAGGTGCTATTGTGCCTTCAAAGTATCGTTGTATGATGAAAGTGGAGGGTTTAACTTCCGTTGTAAATCAAGGTTTACCCCCTCCGCCATTTAACCTGACAGAACCATACAGGTTACTCCATCCGAAAGATCATGTCTAA
- the LOC133744416 gene encoding peroxidase 27-like yields MAHIQKLVSVFSLQLLLVLFALDSTTYALQVGFYRKTCPNLEAIVHATTYNYISGAPTLAAPLLRMHFHDCFVRGCDGSVLLKSTANKQAEKDAIPNLSLRGFQVIDAVKSAVEKKCPGVVSCADILALVARDAVLMLHGPFWEVPTGRRDGRVSIASEALTNLPPPFANIAQLKGMFASKGLTVKDLVVLSGGHTIGTSHCSSFSNRIYNFTGKGDTDPKLDRNYVAQLKIKCKPGDANTLVEMDPGSFKTFDEDYYTLVTKRRGLFQSDSALLDDMETKAYVTTQAITHGLTFAKDFAASMVKMGNIGVLTGKNGEIRKQCAFIN; encoded by the exons ATGGCTCATATCCAAAAGCTTGTCTCAGTTTTTTCACTTCAACTCCTGCTTGTTCTGTTTGCCTTGGACTCCACTACCTATGCACTGCAAGTTGGGTTCTACCGGAAAACCTGTCCAAATTTAGAGGCTATTGTCCATGCGACTACTTATAACTACATATCTGGGGCACCAACTCTTGCTGCTCCTTTGTTAAGAATGCATTTCCATGATTGTTTTGTTAGG GGTTGTGATGGTTCTGTGCTATTGAAATCAACAGCAAACAAACAAGCTGAGAAAGATGCAATCCCCAACCTAAGCTTAAGAGGGTTCCAAGTCATAGATGCTGTAAAATCTGCAGTAGAAAAGAAGTGCCCTGGTGTTGTTTCTTGTGCCGATATCTTGGCCCTGGTAGCTCGTGACGCAGTATTAATG cTTCATGGTCCATTTTGGGAAGTTCCTACAGGACGAAGAGATGGAAGAGTGTCAATAGCCTCGGAGGCCTTGACAAACTTACCACCTCCTTTTGCTAACATAGCTCAGCTCAAAGGAATGTTTGCTTCAAAGGGTCTAACTGTTAAAGACCTAGTGGTCCTATCAG GAGGACACACCATTGGGACATCTCACTGCTCATCATTCTCGAATCGTATATACAATTTCACTGGTAAAGGTGACACAGACCCCAAATTGGACCGGAATTACGTAGCTCAGTTGAAGATCAAATGTAAGCCGGGGGATGCCAACACACTTGTTGAGATGGACCCTGGAAGCTTCAAAACATTTGATGAAGATTACTACACTCTAGTGACCAAAAGAAGAGGACTTTTCCAATCTGATTCAGCTCTTCTTGATGATATGGAGACGAAAGCCTATGTGACAACCCAAGCCATCACTCATGGATTGACCTTTGCAAAAGATTTTGCTGCATCGATGGTGAAAATGGGTAACATTGGAGTCCTCACTGGAAAAAATGGTGAAATAAGGAAGCAATGTGCTTTTATTAATTGA